Part of the Onthophagus taurus isolate NC unplaced genomic scaffold, IU_Otau_3.0 ScKx7SY_14, whole genome shotgun sequence genome, gaaaaaatttatttgaaaaatattactattttcaagtatacTATCATGCAAGCTAAAAAAGAACGACCAAATTCTataatattgaggaaaaaaaacaatttttttggaaaattttaaaaattttcaccatgcgttatgtaaaattgttagaagaagctatgtacaaaatttcatccaaatattttcataaataatgtatgttttttgtaatttgccgAGCTGTATGGTAAAGTAGCCTCTTAAGAGATGATCTGTAGGTTCAAAAATTCGTCGGGGGCAGGTTCAATCTTCGGGGTCACCAAATTGTGGGTATATATGTTGTCCACAATATAATTGACACAATagattgattattattttgaatgataataattttaaaataataataattttatatggtAAAGTGGTTTTTGTTTATACATGTCGTGTGCACAGCATGCTACAAATATATTCATAATTGTGTGACTCACTATTATAACATGGCGTAGTCGAGGAAGAACTAATTTCCAGTTAGAAGATAGAAAATATATACGTAGGATCAAATTCCTCTAAATACAGGTTATGAAGTGTTGTATGTGAGAGTGGGGTGGAGGTACGAGGAGTGAGTAACTAGCGGTGAGGGAGAGACATTCGTTTTTGGCCAAAGTAGtgtattttgaggttaagttagtaaagaaaaaagtattgaTTTGCTGTGTATGTTTTATTGTCTCCCACTACGTCCAGTTCCTACAAATTTTGGGAGTTGTACTGCTTGGATTGGGGACTATAAGAACTAGATCATTTGGAAGCTGTACGACATGTGTGAAGATTAATGGCGatgaatataaaacaaaaatgctTGTTGTTCAAAATAGTGCTTTAAGAATTCCAGTAATTTTGGGAGGTGTTTTGTTTAAGGAAGCCCGAGTAATTTTAGTAAAGAAAGTTGAAAttgatgaagaaaaattaGGAGACTCGGAAAATGACGAAGAAGCgaatatatttcaaatttattgcgATTTAAATTTGGATCATGTTAAGGAAAAGGACATTGCAGAGCAAATATTACCTTTAAAGAGAGATTATGATCCTGTGGAAAATAAAGTACCTACCTATTTGATACTGAGCTTCAAACTAAAATCATCTTAACACTCCAATAGTCGCGTGTCATCTAAGAGATGACGTAGACTGTTTCCCTGGATTAACTGCTGCATCTTGGAACCTGTACGGTTCCCACTCCTGTTACCTTCATGATCTCTATAGAGGATCCTATCAGTGCATTTTCCACGTTCTTACGAGTTTGTAGTGTCGTGTAAAATTGTGAACAATTCGCTAATAAGATCTGGCGCGACTTAGTCTGTAAGTAAATTCCTTCTATATAATGTCAAAAGGAATgtaaaatacaatggatgttttttaaatacaatttttttgaacttgTAAAGAAGTGATCATAAATTTTAGGTTTACGATGGCGTCGATCAAAAAGACGTACAATATTAATAACGAAAAAGATATTGAAGCAATTCGTAGGGAGGTTTTCGAAGTTACGCCTGTATGAAGTGGGTGATGAAGAGGACATAGCTGAAGAAGAAGTAATTGAACAAAGAGCAAGCAATTCAGATACCAAGCAAAATGACGAACCTGTAAGTGCTGATGATGAATGTGAAGACATAATTTTCAAgggagttagaaaaaaagggAAAGAGATTGAATCTTTTGAATGGAAAAAAGCATCATTTTCCCTAGCAAGGAGGACACCTAAGCAGAACTTGTTAACCAGTTTGCCAGACGTAATCAGACTTGCAAAGAATAAGCAAACTATTTTTGATACCTGGAATTGTCTTTTCAGTAAAGAAATTCTAGAAATGATCGTGGAATACACAAATCAGTTTATCGATGAAATCTGTGATGAAAGACTCTTTCTGTCGTACTCGAGATGCAAATAAAACTGATTTAACCgaaataaaagtatttattgGTTTGTTATATATTGCGGGAACGCACAAAGGGGGAAGAATAAATGTAGAAGATCTATGGAAGGTTTTGGAGTTGAAATTTTCAGACTAACAATGAGTCTAAGAagatttcgatttttgctTCGTTGTTTCTGATTTGATAACCGAAACACACGAAGAGAACGGCTTGAAATTGACCGTCTCGCACCAGTCCGAGATTTATTTGACTAATTGTCAATCTTGTTATTCAGTTGGGGAAAATATTACATTCCATGAAAAAATTGAGGCTTTGAGAGGACGTTGCTCTTTTATACAGTATACAGTAGTACATACCTACGAAGCCAGCTAAGTATGGAATCAAGATTTTTGCCCTTGTTGATTTAAACCTGTATTATTGCTGTAATTTAGAAGTATATGTAGGGAAACAACCAGAGGGGCCACATGCCCTTTAGCAATAAGAGTTTGGATGTTGTTGAAAGAATGATCCAACCTATCAAACAATCTGGACGCAATGTCATATATAATTGGTTCAGTGATGTCTGTTTATTGCAAACCTCGTCAGAAAAATACAGACTTACGTTGGcactttgaaaaaaaaacaaatggCAAATACCTGTAgatctaaaaaatattaaaaatagagaggTTCATTCAAGCATTTTTGCTTATTGAAAGGAAGGCACACTTGTATCCTACATCccgaaaaacaaaagtaaacTAAGAAACGTTTTAGTTATCTCAAGTATGCATTTTGATGGAGCTATCGATGCGGACACCGGTTCAAAGAAAAAGCCAGAAATGATCACCTACTACAATCAAACTAAAGTGCGTGTGGACATACTAGACAAAATGTGTTCGCTATATAATGTATCAAGAAATACCAGAAGATGGCCAATGGTGGTATTCTTTTCACTGCTGAATATTGCAGGCATGAATTCGCAAGTAATATATTTAGAAAACGGCCATGAAGTTCCAGCTCGTCGTCTCTTTCTTCAACAATTAGGTAGAGAGCTACTAGAAGAACAATTGCAGAGAAGGAAGGATATTTTATCTCTACCACCTGTAATCTTGAAAAGATTAGACGAAATAGCAACATCAAGGGGAAAAGAAGGAAAAAACgaagattaaaaatatacagaaaGCGTAGCTAGTCGCAAACGTTGCGTTCATGAAATGTGGGGAAACCCGAATATGTATTGATTTTAGAAGACTCAATGATAAAATTGTTAAGGACAGGTATCCTTTATCATTAAGAGGACCAGCTGGATAAACTAAAGGATGCTCGAGCGGTTAGCACGCTTGACCtgaaaaatggatttttcTACGTACCTCTGGACCGAGAAAGTAGGAAATAGAAAGTCTCCTTTTGGACTGTGCAATTCCCCAGCCCTCTTTCAGCGGTTTATCAATGATTTCTTCTGGACACACATCAGAGAAGGGGAGGTACTAACTTAATTAGATAATGTTATAATGGTGGCATGCGATGGAAAGCAAGGTTTGGATCGACTAAGCTGTGTAATAAAAACGGCAGAACGTTATGGcttacaaataaattagaaaaaatgtcAACTGATGAAAACAGACCTCACCCATTAACGGACATTATATTGAGTATAACCTTATCAGACCATCAGAAGAGAAAATGTTAGCTGtccaaagatttttaaaacctACAACTGTTCAACAGATACAGAGTTTTCTTGACTTAACGGGGTATTTCCGTAAATTTCTTAAGGATTATGCATATATTGCaacgttgaaaaatttattgtctAACAGTGGATGTTGGTAATTTACCGAAGCTATAACGGAATTACACACGGATGCGTCAATACTTGGTTATGGAGTAGTACTTTCGCAAAAAGGTGAAGACGGCAAAATGCACCCCTATTTACTACATGAATAAGAAAACAACTCTGGTAGAACAGAATTATTGCAGTGACGAACTTGAAACATTAACTGTGATAACAATCTTGAAGAAGTTCAGGATCTATCTACAGTGACTCAAGTTTAAAATAGTAACTGATTGTGCAGGAAAAATGATTTGTCACCTAAGCTAGCGAGATGGGCTATATTTTTGGGAGAGTTTCAAGATGAAATTGAACATAGACCAAGTACGAAAATAGCGCATTGTGATGCTTGTTCAAGGAATATTTTAACTGTTACTATTAATTCCAAATTAATCGAGCAGGGGAAACCAGATCAAGCTGATGATGAGTATGAGTATGAGTATGTAGGCAGTGataaaattgttagaaaaTAATCAATCGCATGAAAACTACCAGTTGAAGTACGGAATATTGTATAAAAGTGTACAGGGAACAGATTTGATTGTTGTACCAAATAAGATGCCAATGTAAATAATAAGGAGAACACACGAGGGTAACGGGCACTTTTCCACCAGAAAAACTGAAGATATGAGTTTACGTGATTTGTGGATTCCAAAACTTAAATCGAAAATTGAACAATGTATTAAAAACTGCGTTAGATGTATCCTAGctgaaaaaaaataaggaaagCAAGAAGGTTTTTTAAACCCAATCCCAAAAGAGAAAATtccattattaaaattccttcgaacttgtttctgaagaaggttgcaacatggcatccgaaacgtcaaaaaaagaAGCGAAAGTGAATGCATAAAGCATGGAAAAAGAGAGGCACTGACAGGAGAACTTGCAACTTTGTATAAGGAATTAGTGGATGAtgcaacaaagtttttttagatattttcgTATGTCAGagaattgtttaaatatattgcTGAATGAAATAGATATATATAGATATACTTTTATAAGTTTTGGAATTTTCCTAACTGTTTAGGAGCGTTAGACGAAGAACAGTTAGTAGTACTACACAGGCTCCCCATAATAGCGATTCGTTATTCTGTAATTATAAGAAGACGTTTTCTATTGTTTTGTTGGCACTTGTTGATGCAAACTACAATTTCCGTTTGCTAAATCACCTCAACAAAACAGTTTGTCGGTTCCACAAAATGCTGCTTTGCCAAATAGAGCTACTAAAGCTCCAGTTGTAATTGTAGAGGACGAGGTCTTTCCCCTGAAAACTTATTTAATGTGACCATATCCCGGACAATATTTCGATGGTCCTAAACGCATTTTCAATTATCGTTTATGTTGTGACAGAAGGATTGTTGAAAACGCATTTGGCATTTTCACACAAAAATTCAGAATTTATAATAGACGAACATATAATAACGAATCAGGTTAGTTGTTTTGCGATTTCCTTCCaccatttttgtaattatcgTCATTGTACTTTGCGTGAGACATATCGTACAAAATCGGATAATCTCTCACCATCTCAATTAAGTTTTCGTTTACACCAAACATGTGCATACAAAAACACGTTAGTGTTTTCTAACACTGATTTGTCCAAACACTGATGCAAATCCTCCTGACAGTCAAAATCGTTACTGTGCTGGACGTTTGTGGACGTGTTCGTATAAAATAAAGGCGACTATATCATTTACCACTGATACCCTGATGCACGAATGCCGGAACTGACGCGTCACTGATGTGTGTAAATAGACcattaacccgaaagtttctagttctaggtctagtgttagttctagtgatagtgctagtgttagttctagttttagtttaattaacaccggccgtgaaagccttcgtacttatatcatttttattaataacattttaatttccctgtgaacggTACGTATCATTGTATTTCGCAGTAATTCGgtatttgaattcaaattaatatttttttttaaatcctttcatataatatttatttaaaataaaaatatttgattagaattatgttataaagaatttttattaatgattttgttttaaaatatcaacattGCATATCGCAGTAATACGAAGTTagtttgtttcaaattttccattatttattttaaaattttaaacaaatctatCATATATTTAATTCTTCACTTAATTTATCAACATATACAAAGATATTATCAATAATCTCCTGCGCCTCCTCTCTACTTCGCACCATATTCTCCTTCAAACTTAGAGCCAATTGAAGACGGTTTTCATACGAGAATACGTGTAATCTAAAACCTAATCGAATATGTTCCggttaaaattcaaattagcattttaacattttattttaataccaatGTTTTGCAGAAACGGAGTAAACATCATTACTGCTTTTATGTCACACCCAGCCAATGACACTGTTTGTAATCCTCCAATATTACTCAGCCCTGCTGTTATGTTCGAAGTAATTGCCCCGATATATTTAATCAAGGACGTTGGTATTAAATGtaataactttgaaaatgtttgaatcgccttaaatacaattttttttaattaaatttatatataagaaaaatactTACTAAGCTATCAACAGAACGTTTCGATTTTTCGActtcaattttaatcgatttgaTCCGATCCAACATAGACGATCCTTTCTGCATACTCACAAGGGCATTGATAAAGATTCCCGTTGATTTATTAGTTATATTATTGTGATCATAAGTTCCGTTAATTATGTCTTCGTCGATTGGTTTAAGTATAATACTCGTTGTACATTTATCCATAACCTTACCTCTTTTCGCTAAAATATTTGCTAAGCTAGCTGTTAAACCAGCCATTAATATTTCACCAAATCCAACTTGGAgcttatttttaagtttttttattataggaatatattttattttatcttctaaataaaaaacaacgtGACGTTTATTATGTGGAGTTTGAAACGCGGGTTCATCTATTTGATTACTTAATGGGTTGCgataaaaataagtataatcCAAGGTGAAGGTGGGAACTGTTTTATTCCTCGCATTAAGTTGCATAGGTTCAGGTTGCTCTTTATGCACCATAACGTTATTTAATAATCCTAGAAGAGAAGGGCCATCGCCTAAACAATGTCTAAATACGAATAAAATCGCTGTTTGCTTTTgcgatttattttctttgtccCACAAAATTGGCTGAGTAAATATTTCACCGTACCACAATCTTTTTTGGTTACAAAGATTAatcatgtatttattttcgatatATTCAAACAATTCTTCCCTACTTAAACATTCTTTATTACTAACATTATTAATGTTGAAGCAATCCTCCGAAGTTAATTGATTCTTTAGGTAATAGGCGTACCCCAAACATCTTTCCACGGTACAGGATAACTTATAAGAACTGTTATGTAcagttttaaacatttcttgaACGCGCTTTTTAAGGGTGAAATCATCTTCGTTGtgattcaaaattatcatGCATGCAACGCCTATTTTTTCCTCCGTGGATTCAAAATAACCATCTAATCCTTGTAATCGACCTCCGTAATTGTTGCCGAGTTTACAAGTTAACCACAAATCCATCCCCCACAAAAAACACtgtataattaacataaaaacgtTCAAAACCGTCATGGTTATAATCGATAATGTTACAAGACATGTTTGTATTAATAACCCAACGAAACCAGattcttttttaagaaatcCCGGCGGTATTCCTAGcaaattctaaaatataatTGTGTAGTAGTGATAATAGTATAAACTTTGACCGcgaatttaaacaaaaattaaaataaatttaatactcACTTTGATGAAGCAATATATTGATACAAATTGATGGAATACAACTTTCATGATGCCTCTTCTCCGAAAACACTGAAAGAAATTGCGAGTGAACACGAGTATTGACCTAATTTTCGTGAtagtgtaaaaaaaataattattcaaaataaattttgcgaTAAGAAGTTAACGgagttattaataaacattgcaccaattttaatttaatgaagaaaCAAACGCActaaaactttaatctttaatctTTCATTTTCCTCAAGGCCATTagatttgcaattttttcttcgagattttttttccaggaatttttcttattaaacacaaaatttttaataataaatttttttaatctaatcataaaatacagtcttttagctttaatttgcgaCATAAACCATCACTTTGCATTTAGTAATAATTTCAAagcgatttaataaaaatatttctttttcgtaCACTTTCCAAAATAACCAagatttgtaatttttgcttcgagatatttttttccaGTAGTTTCTCttaccaaaaaataaataaaagaaattaatcgatcgtaattgataataatattatataattattcgTGAGATCTTCATcagagtataaaaattatgtttcttaaggaaataatataaatgaaaCCATAAAACGTGTATAACAATAATTGgagatataaaaagtttatgaaaaataaaacgtgaaAGGTGACTACTATATTGAAATAAACATACCGTATGTAGATCGAAAAAAACGATCGAAATATtagtatgaaataaaattgtttctttttataaaaaagattgtctcacgaataattatttaatattattctcttACCAAACACaacgtttttttaatctaGTCATAAAATGgagtcttttagctttaatttgcgaCATAAACCATCGCTTTGCACCTAGTAATAATTTCAAGGCGATTTAAGgaaattcttctttttcggACACGTTCCAACATAACCAagatttgcaatttttgcttTGAGTTATTTTTTCCAGAAGCTTCTCTTATGTTAAAATTagtaatgatttatttatttaaaaaacaaaagacagtagttgttgataaaaaaaataaaatagcgCGACGAATATTATTGATTGATTATTGaagcagaagaaataaatagattattattacaagataaaagacctttaaataactaacaattaaaaagttatggGCCCAGACTTCagtagataaatttaaaaaaaataaatttacgtaaccttaaaaataaaaaaaaataataaaacataatgcAGTCGACTAGCTAGACGTCCCAAATAGAACAATTAAATGTAGAAAACTATTATAATTGGAAGTTCCAGATGGAAATGATATTAGATTAACAAGGAGTTCTACAAATGGTAAAACCTGATTGATCAGTCTAAGATGGATGAAACAGAAAAGTTATCTATCAAGAAAAGCGACAGCAAAGCGAAGTCGCTGATTGTGCAATGTGTAGCGGATAGCCAGTTGGAACATttacgagaaaaaaaaacagcaAATGAGATGTGGAAAGCATTGGAGGAATGTTTGCAAAAGAAAGGTCTGCCAGGGCAAATGTTTCtcaagaagaaaatgttggcaataaaattgaaagaaggCGAGTACctgaataaatttataaatgaattTGAAGAAGTTTTAAGACAATTAAAATCAAGTGGAGCGGAATTGAAAGATGAAGatgtaatttgtaatttattaatggcATTACCTCAATCGTTTGCAACAATTGCTACggttattgaaaatttatcatCTGAGGaattaaaatatgattttgtGAAATCAAAACTGTTATTGGAAtgtgaaaaacaaaaaataataaataataaaaataattttgagaacAGTACAGGCACTAACCACCTGGCATTTATGACTGATAAATCATGTTACAAATGTGGTAAACGgggacattttaaaaagaattgttggTGTAATAAAGGAAGGGGCAGTTCTGAGGCAAGAGGTTCAAACACCTGGAAGGTACTCAAGAGGACGAGGTTATGGTAATCAACCGAGAAGTAATTATGTCAATAATGAAGAAAAGAATAACAGGGGAAGCTGATTATAGTGTTCCTGACAAAAGTTGTGGAGAATTTTAGAACGAATTAAACGAAACTAGGAGAATCCCTGGTTGCGTGGAACATATCGGCGCAGCGACAACCGATAACCGATGCGACTCGAACCAGCGAGGTGTAACGTTGTTCGAAGCGCATCGCACCCTTACTTTattaaacgttttattttctgttgtttcttttataaagttactttgttgtgttattaaaaagtaaataagtaAGCTTTTTATGAACCGTGGTGAGTTTTATTGAACTATTTCCACAAAAGCGTATGCTTTATGGAAGAATTGGATACAAATAAGCAAGCAAGTGGGACGGatttaaaattcgttataGATTCAGGTTGCACTGATCATATAGTCAATGATAGGCAggtatttaaaaatctattaatgttaaaaaatccaATTAGAATAGCAGTggcgaaaaataataatagtttggATGCGGTAGGGATAGGAAATATATcagtatataaatataataataatatataaagtattataaataacgaaaaaattttgtgtaacATTAAGAATGTTTTATATGTTCCTAATTTAagacaaaatttattacctgttaaaaaattagaatctGGTggtatgaaaataatttttgaaaatgctgaagcaaagttatataaaaataatagatTGATAGGCATAGGtgaacgaaaaaaattatacaaaataaattttgaaataataaagggTGAATGTTATAATActcaaaatgataataatgaGTTTATAAAATGGTATCGTAGATTTGCGCACTTAAAGTATTTAGgtttaagtaaattaataaaaggaaATTATGTGAATGGGATAAATGACAAAATACcaatagaagaaataaatttctgTGAACCTTGTATTGCGGGCAGGATGTCTAGACTACCATTTAGAACACGAGCTAAAAGTAAACGATTGTTAGAGATAATACATACGGATGTTTGTGGTCCTATAACACCAGAATCGAGTGATGGTCATAGCTGAtattttgtaacttttattgACGACTATTCAcattttacaacaatttataTGATAAAACATAAAGGAGAGgtgtttgataaatttaaagaatattttcaaatgaCTGTCAATGTTTGGAATGAGAATATTTAAACTTCGGTGTGATAACGGAGGGGAATgtatttctaaagattttaaattgttttgcaaaaatgaagaaataatattaGATTATACAATACTATACaggtgattcattagctctatggcaaactttggcagatgaaaggtgatgcgattctaagaaaaaatgttatatgaatatgggtccgattcattttggttaaagagttacaagcctttgaaaattttacacagtttaataggcaaatgaaaatgtaacataaaaaataagtttaaaaaataagtttaaaaattgttcgaaatgtccgccttcagcttgaatgcacgcctcacatcgacgaagtaaagattctatcacacgacgtatgatatttggatcattccgtatgctattagctgcatcttgaattctgtcCAGTAGTTACTGACGGGtagtaatttctacatggtacacaagctgcttcatgtgtccccagaaataataatccagcGGATTTAGATCTGGGGATCGTGGTGGCCAGACTACTGGACCTCCATTGCCAATccatttgtttggaaaatgttcatgTAACCAAGCGATGACTTCTTCTGAAATATGaaaccacatattttgaacgatGTTAAGTGGTGCgtcgtcgataaaatcgaaaaggttATGTCCCAAGAGATTTCTGTACACATTTGAATTTAAGCGTTCATTTATCACCCATACAGGTagcaaagaattgttaaaaatgccaccccaaacgtttacactaaaccgttgctgaaatcttcctggtctaattgcatgtggattttgcaaggaccacacatgttcgttatgataattatttatgccgtCCCTAGTGAAACACGCTTCATCAGACCACAGAACTtgggaaatgaagttattattttgagcatgttgctGAATAATCCAGTGGCAAAATGCTAAGCGTTGCTCAGTATCTCCAGAATGTAATGCTTGAACATTTTGGCGATGAAACGGATGTAACATTTCTCGATTCAATACACGCCATACaaaactttgggatatttgtaacatgctcgctATACGCCGAGTACTAATTGAAGGGTCGTCAagtactaaatcaataacacgttCTTCATTTTGTACATTCACATCATGGGGACGAACGGAATGTAGTGGAGCGGGGTTACCTGTTTCTCTCAGTCTGCGAAATGATGCACTAAACACTGTATGGGCAGGTTGATGTCTATTTGGAAACCTACGAAGGTATTCTCTTGCTGCTTGCCGAGCGTTTCCGTTACAAagcccgtatacaaaaataatatctgcatATTCTTCAGTCGTAAATACatgcattttcgttttcgatcaaaactctgacaattataaactttgaaacacacagaatagagtaaattgaaatgtttgacgtaaagaactcagttttgttatcacagccaactctgtatttgtgtttcataattattgttgcaAATCTTTACTTCGTTACATTTGTTACATTTACGTTGTTAcgtttcgaacaatttttgtaatttttaaacttattttttatgttacattttcatttacctattaaactgtgtaaaattttcaaaggcttgtaactctttaaccaaaatgaatcggacccatattcatataacattttttccttagaatcgcatcacctttcatctgccaaagtttgtcatagagctaatgaatcaccctgtatataccaGAACATAATGGAGGTGCAGAAAGAATGAACAGAACATTGGCTGAAAGAGCTAGAACAATAATGTATGATTCTAAAGTACCGAAACAATTATGGAATGAAGCATTGTTATATGTAACTTACATTCTAAACAGATGTCCAACAGAGTCATTAAAAGTTAAAGTTACACCTGCAGAAATATGGTATGGTAACAAACAAAACTTAAGCAATATTAGAGTATTCGGGACTCTAGCGCTAAGTCACATTCCCAAAGGAAAGAGAGATAAGTTTGATTCAAAGGTAGAAAAATGTATAACTGTAGGATTTGTACAAAACGGATATAGATTATGgaacataaaagaaaataaattagaaatagcaAGAGATATCAAagttaatgaaaattgttttcctTGCAATAAAGATATTGTAAGAATAAACATAAAtgaacataataataaaaacggaGGGAACGAGGAGACGTTAGCAGACGAGTTAAATGAAAGTACTGAAgtggaaaaagaaaatgtatcagttgaagatgaaataagaaatgataGTGGAGAAGAAAGTAATACAAAAAGGagtaaaagagaaaaaagatTACCAGCATGGCAAAAAGATTATGAAGATATATATGGCATATGATGCAATGAATTATGTAGAGGAAGTTCCAAAGGAGTATGAAGACATAGAAAAATGTGAAGACAAGTATTATTGGTTAAAAGCAATGGAAAGAGAAATTGATTCAATAGAAAAGACAGATACGTggaaagaaatagaaaaacctAAAAATGCACAAATTTTG contains:
- the LOC111420343 gene encoding uncharacterized protein encodes the protein MKVVFHQFVSIYCFIKNLLGIPPGFLKKESGFVGLLIQTCLVTLSIITMTVLNVFMLIIQCFLWGMDLWLTCKLGNNYGGRLQGLDGYFESTEEKIGVACMIILNHNEDDFTLKKRVQEMFKTVHNSSYKLSCTVERCLGYAYYLKNQLTSEDCFNINNVSNKECLSREELFEYIENKYMINLCNQKRLWYGEIFTQPILWDKENKSQKQTAILFVFRHCLGDGPSLLGLLNNVMVHKEQPEPMQLNARNKTVPTFTLDYTYFYRNPLSNQIDEPAFQTPHNKRHVVFYLEDKIKYIPIIKKLKNKLQVGFGEILMAGLTASLANILAKRGKVMDKCTTSIILKPIDEDIINGTYDHNNITNKSTGIFINALVSMQKGSSMLDRIKSIKIEVEKSKRSVDSLAIQTFSKLLHLIPTSLIKYIGAITSNITAGLSNIGGLQTVSLAGCDIKAVMMFTPFLQNIGFRLHVFSYENRLQLALSLKENMVRSREEAQEIIDNIFVYVDKLSEELNI